In Sulfuriferula plumbiphila, the genomic window AGACCCGCAGCACATCCTGCCCGACCTGATCCTCAACCACACCCCGGTATTCGCCCAGGTCATGTTCTTCGGCGCACTGCTGTCGGCGATCATGAGCACCGCCAGCGGCACCTTGCTGGCACCCTCGGTCACCTTTACCGAGAACATCCTCAAGCCCTTTATCGGCCATCTCAGCGACCGCCACCTGTTGTGGGCAATGCGCGCCGTAGTGGTCGGCTTTGCCTGCATCGTCACCGTATTCGCGCTCAACTCCGGCGCCAGCATCTACAAGATGGTGGAAAACGCCTACAAGGTCACCCTGGTGGCAGCGTTCGTCCCGCTGGTGTTCGGCCTGTACTGGAAACGTGCCAACACCCGGGGCGCGCTGTTCGCCATTGTGGCGGGCGTATCCTCCTGGCTGCTGCTGGAGATCTTCCACCCGGATGGCCTATGGCCGCCACAATTGTTCGGCTTGCTGATGAGTCTGGCGGGGATGCTGGTGGGGTCCTTGATAAGCCGGAAGCATAGCGCCTGAATGTCGAAAATTTTTACAGTCGCGCCGGGGAACTTTCCACACGCGCTGCTTCCCCCCTTGCCATGCATTCATTAACATAATGAAGTTAAATGTAATTTTATTTTTATGTTTTCTGCTGGCATGGCTAATGCATGCCCAATTGGCAAGGGCGCTACGATAGAGATTTAGGGAAATACAGAAATCGTGTCTGGCCCATTTATTTTTATTTGACCCCATTTATTGGAGAGCACAAATGAAATCAAGCTATTTGCCTAAATTAAGTGGCTTGGCAGCCGCCGCAGTTTTGCTGTCCGCTGGCGCCGCGCAGGCAGTGCCATTTAACCAGTGCCCGGTTGTCGGTTATGCAAACAGCTGTGCCGTGCTGTACACATTCAACGCTGACGGCTCTGTTTCTACTTCTGTTGATCCCTCCATTAAATCGACGGACAACATCGAAGATACGCTGGCAGGCGTAATGAATCTATCCGGGCATAGCATAGATTTCATCACATTGAGTGGCGTAGGGATTAATGGCACTCCGCTTTTCGCTTTTGATGGCGATGGCCAGAGTTCTATCACCAATCCTGGTACTGGTCCCGGCGATACCTATTTTGGTCAGTATTTTGACGCTAACAATACGCTGCTCGGCACGACCTCCTTTTCGGCCATCAGTCTCGATCAAAAGACCGGTACGGTTGATTTCGCCGGGCTGACCGATGGTGGCCGCGCCTGGTTCGTGCTGGAAGATCAGATCAGCTTCACCGCACCGCCCCCTGTTACAGGAGGCGGCAACACCGTGCCCGAACCCGCCACCCTGGCGCTGCTCGGCATCGGTCTGACTGGACTGGCTGTGCGCCGGCGCAAGGCAACAACCTGATCTGTCGGATTAATTGACAGCAAAACGGCGGCCGAGGCCGCCGTTTTTTTATTGCCCTTATGGCATCACCACTCATCCGATTAGCGCAAATACCCCTCATGCTCCAGCTTGAGCAATATCCGCTGCACCGCTTCGTCCACTGTCAAGTCCGTGGTATCAATCGACAATTCCGGCCGCTCCGGAACCTCGTAGGGGTCAGACACCCCGGTGAACTCCTTGATCAGCCCCGCCCGCGCTTTGGCATACAGCCCCTTGCGGTCGCGCGCTTCGCAGGTTTCGATAGGGGTGGCGACAAAGACTTCAAAGAAGCCACCGAGGGGTTCGATCATGGCGCGCACATCGCGGCGCGTATTGCGATAAGGCGCAATCGGCGCACAGATGGCGATACCGCGGTTTTTGGTGATTTCCGACGCCACGTAGCCGATGCGGCGCACATTGATGTTGCGATGCTCGCGCGAGAAGCCGAGTTCGGATGACAGGTGGCGGCGCACGATATCGCCATCAAGCAGGGTGACCGAGCGCCCGTCCAACTCCATCAGGCGCGTGCTCAGCGCACGCGCAATGGTGGATTTGCCAGCCCCGGACAGGCCGGTGAAAAACACGGTAAAACCCTGCCGGTCGCGCGGCGGGTAGCTGCGGCGCATCTCCGCCAGCACTTCGGGGAAGGTGTACCAGTCCGGAATATTCACGCCCGCCTGCAGTCTGCGCTGAATTTCTGCACCGCTCAGGGTCAGCGCCCGCGCGCCTTTTGGGAGTTCTTCCAGCGGCATGAACTGGGCGCGTTCTTCCACGTACACCATGCGCGGAAACGGGATCAGTCCCACGCCGATTTCAGCGATGTGGTCGGCGACGCGCTGATAGTCCGCGTGTTGCACGATGTCGGTACCACGCCGGCGCTGGCCGTGTGCGTCGTGTTCACCGCCGACAATCAGGTGCGAGCAGCCGTAATTGCGCTGGATGATGGCGCGCGCCAGGGTGTCGCGCACGCCGCCGTCACGTGCATACACCGGCGACAACCCTAGCTGGCTGGTTGCAGAAGGGAAGCGCCCGATCACCGCCTGATAACTCCGCACCAGGGCGAAATAATCGGCGCTCTCCACCGGGTCGCCGCCCGCCATCGGATGGATCAGCAGGTTGGCCTCATTCTGTACTGCGGCGCGCAGAATAAACTCGTACTGGGCACGCTGCAGCTGGGTGCGCGCCGGATAGGCGATCACGTTGCGCCAGCCGCGCCGCATGAACCCGGCGCGCAGTTCGGCCGGGGTAAGGCGCAGCGCCATGAAGTCGTGGCGCAGCGGCAGCGACAAGCCCTCAACCGCGCCGCCCACATACCACTTGGCCGGTGCGTCGGCTGCCAGGCCCAGTTGCGCGGCTTCGAGCGCCGTATCCGCCTGCCAGATTTCATTCACCGCGACCGCCGCCAGCATGAAGCCCTCGGCGTCGCGTAATGCCAGTCGCTCTCCGGGTTTCAGGCTGTGTGCCAGCGCTGCGCTGATTTGCAGCACCACCGGCAGTGCCCAGGCACGGCCATCAGCAAGGCGCATGGAGTGCAGCACGCTCAGGTAATCGGCCTGTCCGAGGTAGCCGGTAAGCGGCGCATAGCCGCCATTCAACAGCAATTCCAGATCGCATTGCTGACGCCAGTTCAAATCCAGCGACGGCAGGTGAAAAGCATCGCGCCTGAGTTCAGTGGCACGCGTGCTGCCCACCAATAAATTCACCAGCTCGCCGCCGTAAGGCGTGATTAACTGCTCCACAGCACCCCCCTTAATTATTCCCGAACAGCTTATAAAAACGCCTCACAAACTCATCCAGCTCCGCCTCGGGCAGGTGATTGATGCCCGCCGCAGCGCGCCGGCCGCCGCCCGTGGCAAAGCCGCTGCACAGCACATCCGCACCGGTCCTGGTTGCCTGCGGTGAGCGCACGCTCACCACATAACCGCCGCCGGGTTTGTGGGTAAGCACAGCATGGGCGCGCTCGGGATGGTCGGTTGCCAGGCGGTTACCGAACACCCCGGATACGCGCCGGCTCCAGGCCGCATCGGGTAACAGGTAAACAGCACCGCTGCTGCGTTCTTGGATGGGCGCCAGCGCCTGCGCCCGTGCCATGTCCTCGGCGTAACCGTCACGCAGCACGCGGTAAGCCGGCTCGGCATGGATGAGCTCGAATGGATCGGCGTAACCATGCACGATGCGGTAGAGCGCCACAGGAGCGTAGAACAAATCCGCCAGTGCGTCGCCGTAGCCGTTGTAGTTGATGCATTCACCGAGGCTGCGCAGCTCATCCAGCTGCGCTTCGCTCAAATTCAGCGCTGCGGCAGCCGCACGCGCGGCGCCGGCCATGTTGTCGCCGAACGCGGCCACCACCGCCCAGACCAGCTGGCTGCCGCCCAGATAGCGGTTCACCAGAAGGCTGGTGCAGACATTGGCGTCGGTATCGATGTGCGCATCCAGATGCGGATGGCGGGGAATGTCTCCGGGGATGTGATGATCGAAATAACGCACATGCGCACCGGCTTCCAGCAGGGCGACGAGCGCCGTGCGGTTTTTGCTCATGGCGATGTCGAGCACGGTAATTTCATCCCCGGCTGCTGCGCGCACCCGTGCGAGCAGCGCGATATCGCGCTTCACCCCGCTAATCAGGGTAGCGTCCAGCGGCTGTGCCAGACGCAACTGGTGCAAAGCACAAATACCGTCGGCATCACCGTTGAATACATCGAAATACTGTGCCACGTTTTGCTGTCTCCCTGAGTTGTTCTGGAACGCTACAGCAGCGCTATATCATACCTGCTTCTGCTACCATCACCCCATGCCTGACGCCATTTCATCCTCAACCCTGACCCGCCTGATGCGCCTCGGCGCGGCGCTGCTGTACCTGCTGCTGATTGGTTACGGCAGCCTGTATCCATTCAGCGGCTGGCGCGCGCCGCTGAATGGCAGCCTGGCGTTTTTGTCGGCACCCTGGCCACGCCACATTACCCGCACCGACCTGATTACCAACCTGCTGGCCTATCTGCCGTTGGGCTATCTGCTTGCATCATGGCTACGCCAATACCTGCCACGCTGGCGCGCCGCGCTGTGGGCAATCCTGGCTGCCGCCCTGTTCAGCCTGTTGATGGAATGGGCGCAGACTTTCCTGCCCGGCCGCATTGCGGCAACCCTGGATATTGCGGCCAATGCGGCCGGTGCCATGCTGGGCGTGCTGCTCTACCGCCTGTTGCAGGGCAGCAAGTGGCCCGGGCGGCTGCTGCCCGGCTGGCGCGGACGCTGGCTGGCAGCTGGGCTGTGGAGCAATTTCGGCCTGCTGGTGCTGGCGCTGTGGGGGCTATCGCAACTGAGCCTGGATGTGCCCTCACTGGTGGCAGGTAATCTGAAGACCCACTTTGTGCCATTTTGGGAGCTACCCGGCGACGGCTACCGGTTTCACCCGTTGCAGGTGCTGATATTTGGCGCGGAAGGTGCGCTGGCGAGCTTGTTGATTGCCAGTCTGATGCGCCACCCGCCCAGGCAATTTGCTGGCTGGGCGGGAATTTTTGGTTTTGTACTGGTATGTAAACTGCTCGCCGCTGCTCTGCTGTTAAAGGGCTGGGTGCTGCCACGACTCTTATCTGTGGAGATGATGAGCGGCATGGTGCTGGCGGTGCTGCTGATTATCTGGGCAAGGCGCGAACCCGCTGGTCTGCATACACAGCTTCTGGCCTTGCTGCTGACGCTGGCAGGGGTACTGCAATTCCTGTTGCACAGCAGCGCAATGCGCACTTTTTCAGGGGGCAGCGGGGCTGTCCCCCTCAACATTACCGCGCTCGCAGCCTGGGTGGCGCTGGTGTGGCCGCTATTGGTACTGATGCTGCTATGGCTGCGCCCGCTGGCTGGCGCGCACAGAGCGCCGTAAGTGGTGCCGTTCTCGCAACGCCGTCCAGGCCCACAACAGGTAAAACAACAGCGCCATACGCGGCACATCAAACAGGCTGTCCACCACGCCCACGGTAAGGAATGCCACCAGCGCTGCTGCCAGCGCGGGCGCCGGAAACTCGGCTTCGCGCCAGCGCCGCGCCAGTGCAATGAAGGCATAAACCACCAGCGCAGCAAACAGCGCGAGCCCGATGCCGCCTTGCTCGAAATACAGCTGCAGCCACAGATCCTTGAAATGCCAGGGTAAATGGTTGTCGGTGGCGAAGAACCAGTGGTCCATGCCGGCGCTAAAGCTGCCGTTATGCACCAATTCGCGCCCGGCTGCGTCGCGCAGGGACACATCGTCAACATCCAGCCGCGTGCCAAGGTTCGGGTTGTAAAAACTCAGTTTCACGCTACGTTGTGCATACCAGGGATGCTTCGAGAATCTGGCGGTATCCACATCCAGTACAAAATGCCGCCACTGTCCGCCGGTATTGCCGACATGCACGGTCTGCCACACGCAGGCAGATGAATACAGCATCCATTTCTCGCACACCGGCACGGTCAGCTCCGCCTGGTCCTGGCGCGCGCGCGCGGCGAAACGCAACTGATAGTGCTGGTCCGGCCGCACGGCAACGATTTGTTCAAAATACAGCGCGTCGCCCCCACCCAGTTCCAGCCAGGTGTTGTCATTTTGCGTAACGAATCGGTAGCTGGCAGGCCGCACACCCTGGGTGTTGCGCCAGAAATAGGTCTCCGGGTAGC contains:
- a CDS encoding DHH family phosphoesterase yields the protein MAQYFDVFNGDADGICALHQLRLAQPLDATLISGVKRDIALLARVRAAAGDEITVLDIAMSKNRTALVALLEAGAHVRYFDHHIPGDIPRHPHLDAHIDTDANVCTSLLVNRYLGGSQLVWAVVAAFGDNMAGAARAAAAALNLSEAQLDELRSLGECINYNGYGDALADLFYAPVALYRIVHGYADPFELIHAEPAYRVLRDGYAEDMARAQALAPIQERSSGAVYLLPDAAWSRRVSGVFGNRLATDHPERAHAVLTHKPGGGYVVSVRSPQATRTGADVLCSGFATGGGRRAAAGINHLPEAELDEFVRRFYKLFGNN
- a CDS encoding bifunctional sulfate adenylyltransferase/adenylylsulfate kinase, translated to MEQLITPYGGELVNLLVGSTRATELRRDAFHLPSLDLNWRQQCDLELLLNGGYAPLTGYLGQADYLSVLHSMRLADGRAWALPVVLQISAALAHSLKPGERLALRDAEGFMLAAVAVNEIWQADTALEAAQLGLAADAPAKWYVGGAVEGLSLPLRHDFMALRLTPAELRAGFMRRGWRNVIAYPARTQLQRAQYEFILRAAVQNEANLLIHPMAGGDPVESADYFALVRSYQAVIGRFPSATSQLGLSPVYARDGGVRDTLARAIIQRNYGCSHLIVGGEHDAHGQRRRGTDIVQHADYQRVADHIAEIGVGLIPFPRMVYVEERAQFMPLEELPKGARALTLSGAEIQRRLQAGVNIPDWYTFPEVLAEMRRSYPPRDRQGFTVFFTGLSGAGKSTIARALSTRLMELDGRSVTLLDGDIVRRHLSSELGFSREHRNINVRRIGYVASEITKNRGIAICAPIAPYRNTRRDVRAMIEPLGGFFEVFVATPIETCEARDRKGLYAKARAGLIKEFTGVSDPYEVPERPELSIDTTDLTVDEAVQRILLKLEHEGYLR
- a CDS encoding PEP-CTERM sorting domain-containing protein, with translation MKSSYLPKLSGLAAAAVLLSAGAAQAVPFNQCPVVGYANSCAVLYTFNADGSVSTSVDPSIKSTDNIEDTLAGVMNLSGHSIDFITLSGVGINGTPLFAFDGDGQSSITNPGTGPGDTYFGQYFDANNTLLGTTSFSAISLDQKTGTVDFAGLTDGGRAWFVLEDQISFTAPPPVTGGGNTVPEPATLALLGIGLTGLAVRRRKATT
- a CDS encoding VanZ family protein encodes the protein MPDAISSSTLTRLMRLGAALLYLLLIGYGSLYPFSGWRAPLNGSLAFLSAPWPRHITRTDLITNLLAYLPLGYLLASWLRQYLPRWRAALWAILAAALFSLLMEWAQTFLPGRIAATLDIAANAAGAMLGVLLYRLLQGSKWPGRLLPGWRGRWLAAGLWSNFGLLVLALWGLSQLSLDVPSLVAGNLKTHFVPFWELPGDGYRFHPLQVLIFGAEGALASLLIASLMRHPPRQFAGWAGIFGFVLVCKLLAAALLLKGWVLPRLLSVEMMSGMVLAVLLIIWARREPAGLHTQLLALLLTLAGVLQFLLHSSAMRTFSGGSGAVPLNITALAAWVALVWPLLVLMLLWLRPLAGAHRAP